GGACGGTCCTCGCGCACGGTGAAACTGACCTCGGCCAGCGTCCGGTCCTTGATCCGGATGTCCTCCACCTCACCGACCCGCACTCCGGCGACCCGGATGTCGTCGCCCTCCTCCAGTCCGGTGACGTCGCTGAACACCGCCCGGTAGGTGTGCTCCGGGGTGAAGGAGAGGTTGACGATGGTGGCGGCGAGCAGGGCCGTCGCCGTGACTGTCACCAGCGTGAAGAGGCTGAACTTGATCAGCGGGCCGGCCGTCCGGCGTGCCGTCGACGTGCTCATGCGACGCTCACCGCCGTTCCACGGGCCAGTGGTCCGAACAGCAGGGTCGCCACGGGCGGCACCTCGTCGGCCGGTACGCCCAGGACGGGCGCCACGAGGGAGCCGACGGCCCGCTGCTCGGCCGAGGTGGCGGACACCTCGCCGGGCGGCGCACCGCCGCTCGGACTCCCCGCCGACGTACCGTCGTCGAGCTTGGGCTTCGGTGCCGGCACCGGCGGGTGCGGCAGGCCCCGGCAGTCCGGGCCCGACCGGTCGGCGTAGCGCGGCTCCTCGCCGGGCCGGTACGCCCCCTGCGGCCGGACGACCTCCAGGGTGATCCGCATCGCGCCGCCCCGGAACGCCTCCTCCGACACCCGCTCCTGCCGCACCAGGCCGTCCAGCAGGCACGGGTACTCGGGCGAGTAGCGGGCGAACAGCTCCAGCGTGGGCCGGGAGACCCGGCCGAGGGTGATCAGCCGGCCGCCGTTGTCGTCGAGGAAGTCCTCCGCGGTGCCCGCGACCGTCGCGGTCGTCCGCAGCCCTGCGGCCAGCCGGTCCTGCTTCTCCACGAGTGTCCGGCTGGTGGTGACCGTGTTGCGCAGGATCCTCATCAGGTCGGGAGCCGCGTCGCCGTACACCTCGGCGACGTCGGCGAAGCGCGCGATGTCCTCCTTCAGAGAGGGCAGATGCGGGTTGAGCCGGCGCAGATAGCCCTCGACGCGGGTCAGGTTGTCGCCGATGCGGTCGCCCCGGCCCTCCAGCGCGGTGGCGAACGCCGAGAGCGTGGCGTTGAGTTCCCCGGGCTCGACCGTGCGCAACAGCGGCAGCAGGTCGTTCAGCAGCCGCTGCACCTCCATCCCCGCCTTCGTGCGGTCCTGGGTGATGACGTCCCCGGCGCGGATCGGCCGGGCCGGGGAACGCGCGGGCGCCACGAGGTCGACGTACTTCTCGCCGAACAGCGTCTTGGGCAGCAGCCGGGCGTGCACGTCCGCCGGGATGTACGGGACGTACTCCGGCTTGAGCGC
This genomic stretch from Streptomyces sp. Go-475 harbors:
- a CDS encoding MCE family protein; this translates as MRTVRLRLYGLTFLAVLALLLSLAVAVYRQAFTPVVRVTLEADTLGNQLEPRADVKLRGLLVGEVREVRADGAKATLGLALKPEYVPYIPADVHARLLPKTLFGEKYVDLVAPARSPARPIRAGDVITQDRTKAGMEVQRLLNDLLPLLRTVEPGELNATLSAFATALEGRGDRIGDNLTRVEGYLRRLNPHLPSLKEDIARFADVAEVYGDAAPDLMRILRNTVTTSRTLVEKQDRLAAGLRTTATVAGTAEDFLDDNGGRLITLGRVSRPTLELFARYSPEYPCLLDGLVRQERVSEEAFRGGAMRITLEVVRPQGAYRPGEEPRYADRSGPDCRGLPHPPVPAPKPKLDDGTSAGSPSGGAPPGEVSATSAEQRAVGSLVAPVLGVPADEVPPVATLLFGPLARGTAVSVA